One genomic segment of Brassica oleracea var. oleracea cultivar TO1000 unplaced genomic scaffold, BOL UnpScaffold00616, whole genome shotgun sequence includes these proteins:
- the LOC106319792 gene encoding uncharacterized protein LOC106319792 isoform X1: MASLAPGILLKLLQCMNSNTRPTGDHRSAILQVTGIVPALAGSDLWPNQGFYVQISDSLNSTYVCLSEGDTDLIFTNRLQLGQFIYLERLEFFTPVLRAAGIRPVAGRHAFVGTPEPLIARGSKRDFVIQPVPASEYSLDPIAVYLNNKRSDDDDVTVAPKGRQALAPVNLNEENRDQKPKRTPQRFSSPASAKQRSVSSGKKHSSWVERDSSPVVSSKGRRSASPVPSKCVVPSLAAAREENRKVAREAAIVVPSRYRQPSPNGRKVNPSPSGRRLSISPGRRLSSGLKMAPMVGDSLGKKKMAALAAGISKVSEALVGSSAKNGNRKNWDELDGNVQPEQKEKSSIKKNTDLQGILRTQAAMTRRLSDANWRKSDSSACEEKAKSCSSASSLVEDEEDVSAFEGLGITYHDRKWTDGSVPLDSIPGDLARLAKEAVQRRNFAAKAAARALEEANANECIIRCLSKFAEFSSASKLENPLRIINQFLTIYGDVTKYSQLVSEDSFQSSSDPPSPVSLWVEAALATNLDVVSLVKSQKNLESPSSVKKPTPTRLSAGPSTKTDNIVGMWTDKDGMKETAKFAVNVQSEMQMWFIGFVEESLDNKNARPLNGSSIAAVLSQLKQVNDWLDRVVADQENQITTMHLTDKIERLKRKIYGFVIHHVGSTFDNTAS; encoded by the exons ATGGCGTCTCTCGCACCAGGCATCCTTTTGAAGCTCCTTCAATGCATGAACTCCAACACTCGCCCTACCGGAGACCACAGATCCGCTATCCTCCAAGTCACCGGAATAGTACCTGCCCTCGCCGGCTCCGATCTATGGCCTAATCAAGGCTTCTACGTCCAGATCTCCGACTCTCTTAACTCCACCTACGTCTGCCTCTCCGAGGGCGACACAGATCTCATCTTCACCAACCGTCTCCAGCTCGGCCAATTTATCTACCTCGAACGCCTCGAATTCTTCACTCCAGTCCTTCGCGCCGCCGGAATCCGCCCCGTCGCCGGCCGTCACGCTTTCGTCGGAACTCCTGAGCCGCTGATCGCACGCGGATCTAAGCGAGACTTCGTTATCCAGCCTGTTCCCGCTTCTGAGTACTCGCTTGACCCAATCGCCGTTTACTTAAACAACAAACGATCCGACGACGATGATGTCACGGTGGCTCCCAAAGGAAGGCAAGCGCTTGCTCCCGTGAACCTAAACGAAGAGAACCGTGACCAAAAACCTAAGCGGACGCCACAGAGATTCTCGTCACCAGCATCGGCTAAGCAGCGGTCAGTCTCATCAGGGAAGAAGCACAGCTCTTGGGTCGAAAGAGATTCATCACCAGTTGTTTCCTCCAAAGGGAGGAGATCTGCGTCTCCGGTTCCATCCAAATGCGTAGTGCCGAGCCTTGCAGCGGCGCGTGAGGAGAATAGAAAGGTTGCTAGAGAGGCAGCCATTGTTGTGCCGTCCAGATACAGACAACCATCACCTAATGGAAGGAAGGTGAATCCATCTCCTAGTGGAAGAAGACTGTCCATTTCACCCGGAAGAAGGCTTTCAAGTGGTTTGAAAATGGCTCCCATGGTTGGCGATTCtttggggaagaagaagatggccGCGCTTGCTGCAGGAATCTCCAAAGTCTCCGAGGCTCTTGTCGGATCTTCAGCTAAGAATGGTAACCGAAAGAATTGGGATGAACTTGATGGAAATGTTCAACCTGAGCAGAAGGAGAAGAGTAGTATTAAGAAGAATACTGATCTTCAAGGGATTTTGCGTACTCAG GCTGCTATGACGAGACGTCTTAGTGATGCGAATTGGCGAAAGAGTGATTCTTCAGCATGTGAAGAGAAAGCCAAGTCTTGTTCATCTGCGAGTAGTTTagtggaagatgaagaagacgtCTCAGCTTTTGAAGGACTTGGGATCACTTATCATGATAGGAAATGGACAGATGGTAGTGTTCCATTGGATAGCATCCCAGGGGATCTTGCAAGACTTGCAAAG GAGGCTGTGCAAAGAAGAAACTTTGCTGCTAAAGCTGCCGCTCGGGCATTGGAGGAGGCTAATGCCAATGAGTGCATCATTAGATGTTTAAG TAAATTCGCTGAATTTTCTTCAGCCTCTAAGCTGGAGAATCCATTGCGAATCATCAACCAGTTTTTGACAATCTATGGAGACGTTACGAAATACAGTCAGCTTGTTTCTGAAGATAGTTTCCAGTCGTCATCTGATCCACCAAGTCCAGTCTCTCTTTGGGTTGAAGCTGCATTAGCAACAAACCTCGACGTGGTCTCACTAGTCAAAAGCCAGAAAAACCTAGAATCACCATCTTCAGTGAAGAAACCAACGCCTACTCGCCTCTCTGCCGGACCCTCTACAAAGACAG ACAACATTGTTGGGATGTGGACAGACAAAGATGGCATGAAGGAGACAGCTAAATTCGCAGTGAACGTACAATCCGAAATGCAAATGTGGTTCATTGGGTTCGTCGAAGAGTCGTTAGACAACAAAAATGCGCGGCCTTTAAACGGTAGTTCCATAGCTGCTGTTCTGTCTCAGCTGAAACAAGTCAACGACTGGTTAGACCGTGTCGTGGCGGACCAAGAAAACCAGATCACAACAATGCATTTAACGGACAAGATTGAACGGTTGAAACGAAAAATCTATGGATTCGTGATCCACCACGTCGGTTCTACTTTTGACAACACTGcttcttga
- the LOC106319792 gene encoding uncharacterized protein LOC106319792 isoform X2: MASLAPGILLKLLQCMNSNTRPTGDHRSAILQVTGIVPALAGSDLWPNQGFYVQISDSLNSTYVCLSEGDTDLIFTNRLQLGQFIYLERLEFFTPVLRAAGIRPVAGRHAFVGTPEPLIARGSKRDFVIQPVPASEYSLDPIAVYLNNKRSDDDDVTVAPKGRQALAPVNLNEENRDQKPKRTPQRFSSPASAKQRSVSSGKKHSSWVERDSSPVVSSKGRRSASPVPSKCVVPSLAAAREENRKVAREAAIVVPSRYRQPSPNGRKVNPSPSGRRLSISPGRRLSSGLKMAPMVGDSLGKKKMAALAAGISKVSEALVGSSAKNGNRKNWDELDGNVQPEQKEKSSIKKNTDLQGILRTQAAMTRRLSDANWRKSDSSACEEKAKSCSSASSLVEDEEDVSAFEGLGITYHDRKWTDGSVPLDSIPGDLARLAKEAVQRRNFAAKAAARALEEANANECIIRCLSKFAEFSSASKLENPLRIINQFLTIYGDVTKYSQLVSEDSFQSSSDPPSPVSLWVEAALATNLDVVSLVKSQKNLESPSSVKKPTPTRLSAGPSTKTDKDGMKETAKFAVNVQSEMQMWFIGFVEESLDNKNARPLNGSSIAAVLSQLKQVNDWLDRVVADQENQITTMHLTDKIERLKRKIYGFVIHHVGSTFDNTAS, encoded by the exons ATGGCGTCTCTCGCACCAGGCATCCTTTTGAAGCTCCTTCAATGCATGAACTCCAACACTCGCCCTACCGGAGACCACAGATCCGCTATCCTCCAAGTCACCGGAATAGTACCTGCCCTCGCCGGCTCCGATCTATGGCCTAATCAAGGCTTCTACGTCCAGATCTCCGACTCTCTTAACTCCACCTACGTCTGCCTCTCCGAGGGCGACACAGATCTCATCTTCACCAACCGTCTCCAGCTCGGCCAATTTATCTACCTCGAACGCCTCGAATTCTTCACTCCAGTCCTTCGCGCCGCCGGAATCCGCCCCGTCGCCGGCCGTCACGCTTTCGTCGGAACTCCTGAGCCGCTGATCGCACGCGGATCTAAGCGAGACTTCGTTATCCAGCCTGTTCCCGCTTCTGAGTACTCGCTTGACCCAATCGCCGTTTACTTAAACAACAAACGATCCGACGACGATGATGTCACGGTGGCTCCCAAAGGAAGGCAAGCGCTTGCTCCCGTGAACCTAAACGAAGAGAACCGTGACCAAAAACCTAAGCGGACGCCACAGAGATTCTCGTCACCAGCATCGGCTAAGCAGCGGTCAGTCTCATCAGGGAAGAAGCACAGCTCTTGGGTCGAAAGAGATTCATCACCAGTTGTTTCCTCCAAAGGGAGGAGATCTGCGTCTCCGGTTCCATCCAAATGCGTAGTGCCGAGCCTTGCAGCGGCGCGTGAGGAGAATAGAAAGGTTGCTAGAGAGGCAGCCATTGTTGTGCCGTCCAGATACAGACAACCATCACCTAATGGAAGGAAGGTGAATCCATCTCCTAGTGGAAGAAGACTGTCCATTTCACCCGGAAGAAGGCTTTCAAGTGGTTTGAAAATGGCTCCCATGGTTGGCGATTCtttggggaagaagaagatggccGCGCTTGCTGCAGGAATCTCCAAAGTCTCCGAGGCTCTTGTCGGATCTTCAGCTAAGAATGGTAACCGAAAGAATTGGGATGAACTTGATGGAAATGTTCAACCTGAGCAGAAGGAGAAGAGTAGTATTAAGAAGAATACTGATCTTCAAGGGATTTTGCGTACTCAG GCTGCTATGACGAGACGTCTTAGTGATGCGAATTGGCGAAAGAGTGATTCTTCAGCATGTGAAGAGAAAGCCAAGTCTTGTTCATCTGCGAGTAGTTTagtggaagatgaagaagacgtCTCAGCTTTTGAAGGACTTGGGATCACTTATCATGATAGGAAATGGACAGATGGTAGTGTTCCATTGGATAGCATCCCAGGGGATCTTGCAAGACTTGCAAAG GAGGCTGTGCAAAGAAGAAACTTTGCTGCTAAAGCTGCCGCTCGGGCATTGGAGGAGGCTAATGCCAATGAGTGCATCATTAGATGTTTAAG TAAATTCGCTGAATTTTCTTCAGCCTCTAAGCTGGAGAATCCATTGCGAATCATCAACCAGTTTTTGACAATCTATGGAGACGTTACGAAATACAGTCAGCTTGTTTCTGAAGATAGTTTCCAGTCGTCATCTGATCCACCAAGTCCAGTCTCTCTTTGGGTTGAAGCTGCATTAGCAACAAACCTCGACGTGGTCTCACTAGTCAAAAGCCAGAAAAACCTAGAATCACCATCTTCAGTGAAGAAACCAACGCCTACTCGCCTCTCTGCCGGACCCTCTACAAAGACAG ACAAAGATGGCATGAAGGAGACAGCTAAATTCGCAGTGAACGTACAATCCGAAATGCAAATGTGGTTCATTGGGTTCGTCGAAGAGTCGTTAGACAACAAAAATGCGCGGCCTTTAAACGGTAGTTCCATAGCTGCTGTTCTGTCTCAGCTGAAACAAGTCAACGACTGGTTAGACCGTGTCGTGGCGGACCAAGAAAACCAGATCACAACAATGCATTTAACGGACAAGATTGAACGGTTGAAACGAAAAATCTATGGATTCGTGATCCACCACGTCGGTTCTACTTTTGACAACACTGcttcttga
- the LOC106319796 gene encoding uncharacterized protein LOC106319796, giving the protein MDFCSTCTNWLMECITIVSYSFLLNDEAVGNIAPQRGIWQGDPLSLYIFIICGEILSGIKVQEDGSLPGIKVARNSPKINHLLFADDTMFFTKTDSSACSCLMSILHSYEAASGQKINALKSFISCSRKTPAEIRLRVKSQLGIDKEGGVGKYLGLPEHFGRKKKDLFASIVDIMKQRSLNWSTQFLSTAGWRLITNPECLLAKVLLGKYCHKTPFLKVSASTAISHGWRGILLGRDLLFKHLGKAVRNGESTSVWKDSWIHPKTNLRPIGPVLLKDNDLMASDLLTRETKEWNASLIDNLFPDLKDHILSLRPSVLGARDSVIWPLHKSGKYSVKSGYYSTFVSPTESALVSEDTCDWKHLIWSQHLSPKLKYFLWKIGYDALPTGRNLQRRGLLTNTNCIRYGAVEIVEHIFFHCQFAIEVWSNGPWNCQVDTTTNTSFLDILKESWKWTPLPPYGFTGNAVPWLCWSIWILRNQLLFENRT; this is encoded by the exons ATGGACTTTTGTAGTACCTGCACAAACTGGCTGATGGAATGCATCACGATAGTCTCTTACTCTTTCCTCCTCAACGATGAAGCAGTGGGTAACATAGCTCCTCAACGCGGTATCTGGCAGGGAGATCCACTCTCGCTTTATATCTTCATTATCTGTGGAGAGATTCTCTCGGGTATTAAAGTACAAGAAGATGGGTCACTACCAGGTATCAAAGTGGCACGAAACAGTCCTAAGATCAACCATCTACTGTTCGCTGATGATACAATGTTCTTCACGAAGACAGATAGTTCAGCTTGTTCTTGCCTTATGAGCATCTTGCACAGCTATGAAGCAGCTTCAGGCCAGAAGATCAATGCTCTGAAATCCTTTATCTCCTGCTCAAGAAAAACCCCTGCAGAGATTCGTTTGCGTGTTAAATCACAACTTGGTATTGATAAGGAGGGAGGGGTGGGAAAATATCTGGGGTTACCTGAGCATTTCGGCCGTAAAAAGAAAGATCTCTTTGCCTCTATTGTTGACATAATGAAGCAACGCTCCCTCAATTGGTCTACTCAATTTCTCTCTACTGCAG GATGGAGACTGATTACTAACCCGGAATGCCTCCTTGCGAAGGTTCTCCTAGGGAAGTATTGTCACAAAACTCCTTTCCTTAAAGTCTCGGCATCTACTGCTATCTCCCATGGGTGGCGAGGAATCTTACTAGGTCGAGACCTCCTCTTTAAACACCTAGGAAAGGCAGTGAGAAATGGGGAATCAACGTCTGTCTGGAAAGACTCTTGGATACACCCAAAGACAAACTTAAGACCGATAGGACCTGTCCTCCTAAAAGATAATGACCTTATGGCCTCTGACCTCCTCACTAGAGAAACTAAAGAGTGGAATGCAAGTCTGATTGACAATCTCTTTCCTGACCTGAAAGATCACATCTTGAGCCTACGTCCCAGCGTTCTAGGAGCTCGGGATTCTGTCATATGGCCACTGCATAAATCCGGAAAATACAGTGTTAAATCAGGTTACTACTCCACCTTTGTTTCTCCTACTGAATCTGCACTAGTCAGTGAAGATACATGTGATTGGAAGCATCTCATTTGGTCTCAACACCTATCGCCGAAGTTGAAATACTTCCTGTGGAAAATAGGCTATGATGCTCTTCCTACTGGGAGAAACCTACAGAGAAGAGGTCTCTTGACCAATACAAACTGCATCCGTTACGGAGCTGTGGAAATCGTGGAACACATCTTCTTCCACTGTCAATTCGCAATCGAGGTTTGGAGCAACGGACCATGGAATTGCCAAGTTGACACAACCACAAACACCTCCTTTCTTGATATACTCAAGGAGAGCTGGAAATGGACCCCACTGCCCCCCTATGGCTTCACTGGGAATGCTGTCCCTTGGTTATGCTGGTCCATCTGGATCTTGAGGAACCAGCTCCTGTTTGAGAATCGCACTTAA